In one Lolium rigidum isolate FL_2022 chromosome 3, APGP_CSIRO_Lrig_0.1, whole genome shotgun sequence genomic region, the following are encoded:
- the LOC124697446 gene encoding uncharacterized protein LOC124697446 — MREGDLHGPEPGCGGEAAGQAAADCAAVCCCCPMALLEVLLLVAVRLPADLLRRARLRRRRRRRLRRSGRGGDASLSGSAKAMIAAVDALEADEAAAGARRAEAEVEAASELEREIMASRLYGAGFWRSASSRSSSCASSARRP, encoded by the coding sequence ATGCGGGAGGGCGACCTGCATGGGCCCGAGCCGGGGTGCGGGGGCGAGGCGGcggggcaggcggcggcggacTGCGCCgcggtgtgctgctgctgccccaTGGCGCTGCTCGAGGTGCTCCTGCTCGTCGCCGTCCGCCTCCCCGCCGACCTCCTGCGCCGGGCTAGGCTCCGACGACGCCGGAGACGGCGCCTGCGGCGGAGCGGCAGGGGCGGCGACGCGTCGCTATCCGGGAGCGCCAAGGCGATGATCGCGGCGGTCGACGCGCTCGAGGCGGACGAGGCGGCGGCCGGGGCCAGGCGCGCCGAAGCGGAGGTCGAGGCCGCGTCGGAGCTCGAGCGCGAGATCATGGCCTCGCGCCTCTACGGCGCGGGCTTCTGGCGCAGCGCCTCCTCTCGCTCCAGCTCCTGCGCGTCCTCCGCGCGCCGGCCGTGA